A stretch of the Deinococcus carri genome encodes the following:
- a CDS encoding M42 family metallopeptidase, which translates to MTTPSAPAATAGFDLSGTTDLLLRLLNTPSPTGFTEAAVRLLEGELAALGVATTRTRKGALTWEVAGQPGQPHTTFSGHVDTLGAMVKEIKASGRLRLARLGGYDWATIEGEYVQVHTQAGGVLTGTVVNTYQSTHVHGPALSELRREQAVMEVRLDAPTTSAAETRALGIGVGDFVSLDPRATLTDAGYLKSRHLDNKAAVAVFLGVTRALLDQPPAHTVAFHVTTYEEVGHGAATGIPAHTDELIAVDMAAVGEGQASSEHHVTLCVADSGGPYDHALGNRLRAAARRAGLDLKVDLYPYYASDGTAAWRAGGDYPVALIGPGVDASHAYERTHLDALRATAELMLAHVREG; encoded by the coding sequence ATGACCACTCCGTCCGCCCCCGCCGCGACCGCCGGGTTCGACCTGTCCGGCACCACCGACCTCCTGCTGCGTCTGCTGAACACCCCCAGCCCGACCGGCTTCACGGAGGCCGCCGTGCGCCTGCTGGAAGGCGAACTGGCGGCCCTGGGCGTGGCGACCACCCGCACCCGCAAGGGTGCCCTGACCTGGGAGGTCGCGGGGCAGCCCGGCCAGCCGCACACCACCTTCAGCGGCCATGTGGACACGCTGGGGGCGATGGTCAAGGAAATCAAGGCCAGCGGCCGTCTGCGCCTCGCCCGGCTCGGGGGCTACGACTGGGCCACCATCGAGGGCGAGTACGTGCAGGTGCATACCCAGGCGGGCGGGGTCCTCACCGGAACCGTGGTGAACACCTACCAGAGTACCCACGTCCACGGCCCGGCCCTCAGCGAGCTGCGGCGCGAGCAGGCGGTGATGGAGGTCCGCCTGGACGCCCCCACCACCAGCGCCGCCGAGACGCGGGCGCTGGGCATCGGGGTCGGGGACTTCGTGAGCCTGGACCCCCGCGCCACCCTGACGGACGCGGGCTACCTCAAGAGCCGCCACCTCGACAACAAGGCCGCCGTGGCCGTCTTTCTGGGCGTGACCCGCGCCCTGCTGGACCAGCCCCCGGCCCATACCGTCGCCTTTCACGTCACCACCTACGAGGAGGTCGGGCACGGGGCGGCGACCGGCATTCCGGCCCACACCGACGAGCTGATCGCGGTGGACATGGCGGCGGTCGGGGAGGGGCAGGCCAGCAGCGAGCACCACGTCACCCTCTGCGTGGCCGACAGCGGCGGGCCGTATGACCACGCGCTCGGCAACCGCCTGCGCGCGGCGGCGCGGCGGGCAGGGCTGGACCTGAAGGTGGACCTCTATCCCTACTACGCCAGCGACGGCACGGCAGCCTGGCGCGCGGGCGGCGACTACCCGGTCGCCCTGATCGGCCCCGGCGTGGACGCCAGTCACGCCTACGAGCGCACGCACCTGGACGCGCTGCGGGCCACCGCGGAGCTGATGCTGGCGCACGTGCGGGAGGGCTGA
- a CDS encoding MerR family transcriptional regulator: MTDTAATLTIGAFSRASRLSLKALRLYDDLGLLPPARVDPATGYRFYAPAQLGTAHLIGLLRQLDLPLSEVRALLETPAAAQAARLAELWGRVEREHGRRRGVAQYLIEKLQGETKMTQTFDVQQRFVPAQRVATLTRRLTVAELSDFIGEAGSRLVALTGERTAGAAFVIYHGEVNADSDGPVEVCVPFTGSLTVPDDVTVREEPAHTEAFVTLTRAQFVFPDILRAYDAVCEYAQAHGTPGGLDCREVYPVPWAGLTGNDPAGDVAWPFVPQN, encoded by the coding sequence ATGACGGACACGGCAGCAACCCTCACGATTGGCGCGTTCTCGCGCGCCTCGCGCCTCAGCCTCAAGGCTCTGCGGCTGTACGACGACCTGGGGCTGCTGCCCCCCGCCCGGGTGGACCCGGCCACGGGCTACCGCTTCTACGCGCCCGCCCAACTGGGCACCGCCCACCTGATTGGCCTGCTGCGCCAGCTCGACTTGCCGCTGAGCGAGGTGCGGGCGCTGCTGGAGACCCCGGCCGCGGCACAGGCCGCGCGGCTCGCGGAGCTGTGGGGGCGGGTCGAGCGCGAACACGGGCGGCGGCGCGGCGTGGCGCAGTACCTCATCGAGAAGCTGCAAGGAGAGACGAAGATGACACAGACTTTTGACGTTCAGCAGCGGTTCGTGCCCGCCCAGCGGGTGGCGACCCTCACCCGGCGGCTGACGGTGGCGGAGCTGAGCGACTTCATCGGGGAGGCGGGCAGCCGGCTGGTCGCCCTGACGGGAGAGCGGACGGCGGGGGCGGCCTTCGTCATCTACCACGGCGAGGTCAACGCCGACAGCGACGGCCCGGTGGAGGTGTGCGTGCCCTTCACGGGCAGCCTGACGGTGCCGGACGACGTGACCGTGCGCGAGGAACCCGCCCACACGGAAGCCTTCGTGACGCTGACCAGGGCGCAGTTCGTGTTCCCCGACATCCTGCGGGCCTACGACGCCGTGTGCGAGTACGCCCAGGCCCACGGCACACCGGGCGGCCTGGACTGCCGCGAGGTCTATCCGGTGCCCTGGGCCGGCCTGACTGGAAACGACCCGGCGGGGGACGTGGCCTGGCCCTTCGTGCCGCAGAACTGA
- the paaI gene encoding hydroxyphenylacetyl-CoA thioesterase PaaI, with protein MSYADTLGMRVLEATPERTRVALTVTAGGLNMHGTAHGGLLFSLADEAFALISNLEAQAVAVEMHLSFFRAARQGDKLVAVATPERVGRTLATYRVEVRRGEDGEVLALFLGTVSRRERGKDRKALTL; from the coding sequence ATGAGCTATGCCGACACCCTGGGGATGCGCGTGCTGGAGGCCACGCCCGAACGAACCCGCGTCGCCCTGACCGTCACCGCCGGCGGCCTGAACATGCACGGCACCGCCCACGGCGGCCTGCTGTTCAGCCTCGCGGACGAGGCCTTTGCCCTTATCAGCAACCTGGAGGCGCAGGCGGTGGCGGTCGAAATGCACCTGAGTTTCTTCCGCGCCGCGCGGCAGGGGGATAAGCTGGTCGCGGTCGCCACGCCCGAACGGGTGGGCCGCACGCTGGCGACCTACCGGGTGGAGGTGCGGCGCGGTGAGGACGGCGAGGTGCTGGCGCTGTTCCTGGGGACCGTGTCGCGGCGGGAGCGGGGGAAAGACAGGAAGGCCTTGACTCTTTAA
- a CDS encoding DMT family transporter: MTVRPSLFPLILAVLAGSFLPVQFAVNGALAEHLHSVTLTAAVSYGMGTLGLTLLLVLSRTRPGWAAARQAPRWVWLGGAVGSAYVVGSVLLTRALGAALATTLVIAAQVVTAILLDHFGVLGLKRRRVNRARAAALVLVLAALGVRLWGAA; the protein is encoded by the coding sequence ATGACTGTACGCCCTTCCCTGTTTCCCCTCATTCTCGCGGTGCTGGCGGGGAGCTTTCTGCCAGTCCAGTTCGCCGTGAACGGCGCGCTGGCAGAACACCTCCATTCCGTGACCCTGACCGCCGCCGTGTCCTACGGCATGGGGACACTGGGTCTCACGTTGCTGCTGGTCCTGAGCAGGACTCGCCCCGGCTGGGCCGCTGCCCGGCAGGCACCGCGCTGGGTGTGGCTGGGCGGCGCAGTCGGGAGCGCGTACGTGGTAGGCAGCGTACTGCTGACGCGGGCACTGGGCGCGGCCCTGGCCACCACGCTGGTGATTGCCGCCCAGGTCGTGACCGCCATCCTGCTCGACCATTTCGGCGTTCTGGGCCTGAAGCGGCGGCGGGTCAACCGGGCGCGTGCCGCCGCGCTGGTCCTGGTCCTCGCGGCGCTCGGCGTGCGGCTCTGGGGGGCCGCGTGA